A region from the Linepithema humile isolate Giens D197 chromosome 1, Lhum_UNIL_v1.0, whole genome shotgun sequence genome encodes:
- the LOC137001907 gene encoding uncharacterized protein, with the protein MHPAALGATSYTLLLSSFVTLVILLRRRCKSKAKSPFHTLSTSDVLSATLTAVILLANHIEAVIRLSYNSQNTSDTSNRTWIIERDEDKYELPFPPINNLRDAVNEVDLNVTLTCDMKDVYMQYGILLAALTNAFVSLLTFAVQCNLNAACVKRRCASVMESSGNTKLEAKAADVKRRRRGILEDEQESTFQSRDIKSSFIRRIMKISRSQQSQVNEDNRKPVGFLITSHWFMPFLVVGALYFAEYSDMSILRHTEDVECVFESNFPMFYVFSDPENKPKPANSIVHVTPLENSYLINKELSNMSTPSIIEVDQIVSKVQNIVRTALNYARNSTQSISLLDDSRSQNMTKYIVANNIMNYITNNTNVNNVTRRLNSTLMERDVSINDSPSNLLNDQNTKVSFRDLLKNASEESDTTLESLSSVPSVSAQDAEDALIYFKENTTEKTGSVPIVRSGASISNNQIYNEIMKRIQAASAHAAKRNNSKGYVAKRKPNSIKDLLASKIDDFNTEMQSDSFRMTNECLISIKFLKLHLFVLCFTVYFLSILLFCILQMRGKYMCKNTLAILRARTDLPIPSLCSNVDSKKDSSVAVVDEPHSEFRLSTDSKEISRENSMGGSNSLQGPRNDHGSRTGAEETRKDQSYKEMQNKSIFLEINCMLRILNIIKISLILCVILWTPALLGTLLKVFSCTRMPQWLTDATFLSAVSFGIIRNILNINIMKIQEACGDASKKENRIHPIK; encoded by the coding sequence ATGCATCCTGCAGCACTAGGCGCAACGAGCTACACATTGTTACTCTCCAGCTTTGTCACGCTGGTGATTCTATTGCGAAGAAGATGCAAAAGCAAGGCGAAATCGCCGTTTCACACACTATCGACGTCTGACGTTCTCAGTGCTACATTAACGGCTGTTATCCTTCTGGCAAATCACATTGAAGCCGTAATAAGATTGAGTTACAACTCGCAAAACACCAGCGATACGTCCAACCGCACATGGATAATCGAGAGGGACGAAGACAAGTATGAACTCCCATTCCCGCCGATTAATAATCTACGCGACGCGGTCAACGAAGTCGATCTTAATGTAACTTTGACGTGCGACATGAAAGATGTATACATGCAGTATGGAATATTACTCGCTGCACTGACAAACGCGTTCGTATCTCTGCTGACCTTCGCTGTGCAGTGCAATCTCAATGCAGCGTGCGTGAAGCGAAGATGCGCCAGCGTGATGGAATCGTCGGGAAATACTAAGCTTGAAGCAAAGGCTGCCGACGTTAAACGGCGAAGAAGAGGAATACTGGAAGATGAGCAAGAGTCGACGTTTCAATCGCGAGACATCAAGAGCAGCTTCATTCGGAGAATCATGAAGATTTCAAGATCCCAACAATCTCAGGTGAACGAAGATAACAGAAAGCCGGTCGGCTTCCTCATCACCAGTCATTGGTTCATGCCGTTTCTCGTTGTGGGAGCTCTGTACTTCGCCGAGTACAGCGATATGAGTATCCTTCGACACACAGAGGACGTTGAGTGCGTATTTGAAAGTAATTTCCCAATGTTCTACGTGTTTTCAGATCCCGAAAATAAACCGAAGCCTGCTAACTCCATTGTGCACGTGACGCCGCTGGAAAACAGTTATCTGATTAATAAAGAATTGTCAAATATGTCGACACCAAGCATCATCGAGGTAGATCAGATAGTGTCGAAAGTCCAGAACATCGTTAGGACTGCGCTGAATTATGCGCGCAATTCTACACAATCCATAAGTCTTCTCGATGATTCTAGATCGCAAAATATGACGAAGTATATTGTCGCGAACAATATAATGAACTATATCACGAATAATACGAATGTCAATAACGTAACTAGAAGACTAAATAGCACGCTGATGGAGCGAGACGTCAGCATTAACGATTCACCCTCAAATCTACTCAATGATCAGAATACGAAAGTGTCATTCCGTGATTTGCTGAAGAATGCGTCGGAAGAATCCGATACAACACTCGAGAGCCTGAGCAGTGTGCCATCAGTGTCGGCTCAGGACGCAGAGGACGcgttgatatattttaaagaaaatacaacTGAGAAAACCGGCAGCGTTCCCATTGTGCGAAGTGGAGCATCCATTTCcaataatcaaatatacaaCGAGATAATGAAACGCATTCAAGCCGCCAGCGCGCATGCCGCGAAGCGGAACAATTCGAAGGGCTACGTCGCGAAGAGGAAGCCGAACTCGATCAAGGATTTACTTGCCAGCAAAATTGATGACTTTAACACAGAGATGCAAAGTGACTCGTTTCGCATGACAAATGAATGCCTGATTTCGATcaagtttttgaaattacaCTTATTCGTATTATGCTTCACGGTATATTTCCTGTCGATTCTACTCTTCTGTATTCTACAGATGCGAGGCAAGTACATGTGCAAGAATACTCTCGCGATATTGAGAGCAAGGACTGATCTACCAATTCCGTCGCTATGCAGCAACGTCGATTCGAAAAAGGATAGTAGTGTAGCTGTTGTTGATGAGCCTCATTCAGAATTTCGGCTCTCCACGGATAGCAAAGAGATTTCTCGTGAAAACTCCATGGGGGGATCTAACTCGCTGCAGGGACCAAGAAATGATCATGGCAGCAGAACAGGAGCTGAAGAAACAAGAAAGGACCAAAGTTACAAGgagatgcaaaataaaagtatattctTAGAGATAAATTGCATGCTTAGAATacttaatataatcaaaatatctttaattctATGCGTAATTCTCTGGACACCAGCATTATTAGGAACCTTATTGAAAGTATTCTCCTGCACTCGTATGCCGCAGTGGCTGACTGACGCTACATTCTTAAGCGCAGTTTCTTTTGGTATCATAAGAAATATCCtcaacataaatataatgaaaattcaAGAAGCATGTGGCGATGctagtaaaaaagaaaataggaTACATCCAATTAAGTGA
- the LOC105679705 gene encoding zinc finger MYND domain-containing protein 11 produces the protein MSVRRKSDPAMVQRVWDTIKVTVHQRSLPNNDRIVRHLARVYGFTEQEAQEELNKAVEDGFVLLKKVPAKNGIEQESYRFPPADPPEGDGHDWYCCKCQRAGAVECCEQCYRVYHSECHVPCNAKLKICYFCEKINSDTYPDKTELNHILSFTCGHLKAKLPPEITNRTIVFNNGPIVTPPNGFSGPTWVSEGEDAWRPGILIKRHMDLAIMDTKTSNNEYNNLAEFEADAHNILHNILVYHGDRNVIGDMGRTMYQDCCYDLQEIRRCADCYRISNEKSEKMWFCIPCNPPHQLVYAKQKGYPYWPAKVMQVNGNVYDVRFFGGHHMRANIEKVFIRPISATLQSLQIKKSTAWNRAFEELKHHQHLLQKLGKNKEDLNTIDNPSPAKIRKLESSNSRSPNLPKQLAIKDLRVKVERLSSDGSIETQTANDTDNKKDVAKSNAENEERQVPHLPVAEDEPAREITSTCPQGIKKEGSQEDMVTSSCQEPRSKCVLVQTEQIQTDGLPAKIKRERRTSEQPTTTALEKLRRDLELEKCREMERLQAEHAKELRELTDRHQQVVSDIKKKQWCYNCEAEAIYHCCWNTAYCSTDCQQVHWQREHKRVCRRKR, from the exons ATGTCTGTACGCCGGAAAAGCGATCCAGCCATGGTTCAGCGTGTTTGGGACACGATTAAAGTCACGGTGCATCAGAGAAGCTTGCCGAACAACGATCGTATAGTACGGCATTTGGCACGAGTTTATGGCTTCACGGAGCAGGAAGCACAGGAGGAGCTGAACAAGGCAGTCGAGGACGGTTTCGTCCTATTGAAGAAAGTGCCCGCGAAGAACGGCATCGAGCAAGAGAGTTACAGATTCCCGCCGGCGGACCCGCCGGAGGGCGACGGTCACGACTGGTACTGCTGCAAGTGCCAGCGAGCGGGCGCGGTCGAATGCTGCGAACAGTGCTACAGAGTCTATCATTCGGAATGCCATGTGCCCTGCAATGCGAAATTGAAGATCTGCTACTTTTGCGAG AAAATCAATAGCGACACGTATCCCGACAAAACGGAGCTTAATCACATTCTCAGCTTCACGTGCGGTCATCTGAAGGCGAAGTTACCGCCGGAAATCACAAATCGCACCATTGTTTTCAACAACGGTCCGATTGTTACGCCTCCAAACGGCTTCTCCGGACCGACCTGGGTGAGCGAAGGCGAGGACGCGTGGCGGCCAGGGATTCTCATAAAACGTCACATGGATCTGGCAATCATGGACACGAAGACGAGCAATAATGAGTACAACAATCTCGCCGAATTCGAGGCCGACGCGCACAATATTCTACATAATATTCTGGTTTATCACGGAG ATCGCAATGTGATAGGAGACATGGGCCGCACGATGTATCAGGACTGCTGTTACGATCTTCAGGAAATTCGCCGTTGCGCGGACTGCTATCGCATATCGAACGAGAAATCGGAGAAAATGTGGTTCTGCATACCGTGCAATCCGCCTCACCAACTGGTCTACGCGAAGCAAAAGGGGTACCCGTATTGGCCCGCGAAAGTTATGCAGGTTAACGGCAACGTGTACGACGTGCGCTTCTTCGGAGGTCATCACATGAGGGCCAATATCGAGAAAGTCTTCATTCGGCCGATCTCTGCCACGTTACAAAGTTTGCAG ataaaaaaatcaacggCTTGGAACAGAGCTTTCGAGGAGCTGAAGCATCATCAGCACTTGTTGCAAAAGTTGGGAAAGAACAAGGAGGATTTGAACACCATAGATAATCCTTCACCCGCGAAGATAAGAAAATTAGAATCGTCGAATTCGAGGAGTCCAAATTTGCCGAAACAACTAGCAATTAAGGATTTGAGGGTGAAAGTCGAACGCTTGAGTTCCGACGGCAGCATCGAGACGCAGACTGCAAACGATACGGATAACAAAAAAGATGTCGCGAAAAGTAACGCCGAGAACGAGGAGAGACAAGTGCCTCATTTACCGGTGGCAGAGGATGAACCCGCCAGAGAGATAACCAGCACTTGCCCGCAAGGTATAAAGAAGGAAGGCTCGCAGGAGGATATGGTCACGTCCAGTTGCCAGGAACCGAGATCGAAGTGCGTTCTCGTACAGACTGAACAAATCCAAACGGATGGACTACCCGCCAAG aTCAAAAGAGAACGCAGAACTTCGGAACAACCGACGACAACAGCGCTAGAAAAACTGCGCCGTGATTTGGAACTTGAAAAGTGCAGAGAGATGGAAAGATTACAAGCGGAGCATGCCAAAGAACTGCGGGAACTGACCGACAGGCATCAACAAGTTGTAtctgatattaaaaagaaacaatgg TGTTACAATTGCGAGGCTGAAGCGATATATCATTGTTGTTGGAATACCGCGTATTGCAGCACAGACTGCCAACAAGTTCATTGGCAACGTGAACACAAAAGGGTGTGTAGACGTAAGCGTTAA
- the LOC105679712 gene encoding protein LZIC-like isoform X2 has translation MKLIKLSNMCTSYLFLPFSSFDSSKMSSHGKAETDRLKKNLEEQLDRLVQQLEDLEECRATLDETDYLECKEDTMEQLREFNESLQRMISGNMTLVNELGAMQLATQAAISAAFQTPAVIRMFGKREPAGLKERLSQIDRDEKLGKLNKEVADCQRKEILSALRQLGEKLEPPLLQLLERLSLDSVDTTRYVQVTETKEKGKMALDVVGKEVRATQDLS, from the exons ATGAAACTCATAAAGTTGTCCAATA TGTGTACATCTTATCTTTTTTTGCCCTTTTCATCGTTTGATTCGTCAAAAATGAGTTCACATGGGAAAGCGGAAACCGACAgactaaagaaaaatttggaagAGCAATTAGATCGACTTGTACAACAGTTGGAAGATTTGGAAGAATGCAg GGCTACTTTAGACGAAACAGATTATCTGGAATGTAAGGAAGATACTATGGAACAACTCCGTGAGTTCAATGAAAGCCTGCAAAGAATGATATCTGGAAATATGACTTTAGTTAATGAACTTGGAGCGATGCAATTG GCCACTCAAGCAGCTATTAGTGCAGCCTTCCAAACACCAGCTGTCATAAGAATGTTTGGTAAACGTGAGCCAGCTGGACTTAAAGAACGTCTATCACAAATTGATCGTGACGAAAAACTGGGAAAATTGAACAAAGAAGTTGCTGATTGCCAACGTAAGGAAATATTAAGCGCTTTGAGGCAACTTGGAGAAAAATTAGAACCACCTTTATTACAATTGTTAGAACGATTATCGTTAGATAGTGTAGATACCACCAGATATGTGCAAGTTACTGAAACAAAGGAAAAGGGTAAAATGGCTTTAGATGTAGTGGGCAAGGAAGTCAGAGCTACGCAAGATCTAAGTTAG
- the LOC105679712 gene encoding protein LZIC-like isoform X1, with the protein MLCTSYLFLPFSSFDSSKMSSHGKAETDRLKKNLEEQLDRLVQQLEDLEECRATLDETDYLECKEDTMEQLREFNESLQRMISGNMTLVNELGAMQLATQAAISAAFQTPAVIRMFGKREPAGLKERLSQIDRDEKLGKLNKEVADCQRKEILSALRQLGEKLEPPLLQLLERLSLDSVDTTRYVQVTETKEKGKMALDVVGKEVRATQDLS; encoded by the exons ATGT TGTGTACATCTTATCTTTTTTTGCCCTTTTCATCGTTTGATTCGTCAAAAATGAGTTCACATGGGAAAGCGGAAACCGACAgactaaagaaaaatttggaagAGCAATTAGATCGACTTGTACAACAGTTGGAAGATTTGGAAGAATGCAg GGCTACTTTAGACGAAACAGATTATCTGGAATGTAAGGAAGATACTATGGAACAACTCCGTGAGTTCAATGAAAGCCTGCAAAGAATGATATCTGGAAATATGACTTTAGTTAATGAACTTGGAGCGATGCAATTG GCCACTCAAGCAGCTATTAGTGCAGCCTTCCAAACACCAGCTGTCATAAGAATGTTTGGTAAACGTGAGCCAGCTGGACTTAAAGAACGTCTATCACAAATTGATCGTGACGAAAAACTGGGAAAATTGAACAAAGAAGTTGCTGATTGCCAACGTAAGGAAATATTAAGCGCTTTGAGGCAACTTGGAGAAAAATTAGAACCACCTTTATTACAATTGTTAGAACGATTATCGTTAGATAGTGTAGATACCACCAGATATGTGCAAGTTACTGAAACAAAGGAAAAGGGTAAAATGGCTTTAGATGTAGTGGGCAAGGAAGTCAGAGCTACGCAAGATCTAAGTTAG
- the LOC105679712 gene encoding protein LZIC-like isoform X3, translated as MSRELCTSYLFLPFSSFDSSKMSSHGKAETDRLKKNLEEQLDRLVQQLEDLEECRATLDETDYLECKEDTMEQLREFNESLQRMISGNMTLVNELGAMQLATQAAISAAFQTPAVIRMFGKREPAGLKERLSQIDRDEKLGKLNKEVADCQRKEILSALRQLGEKLEPPLLQLLERLSLDSVDTTRYVQVTETKEKGKMALDVVGKEVRATQDLS; from the exons ATGTCACGAGAGT TGTGTACATCTTATCTTTTTTTGCCCTTTTCATCGTTTGATTCGTCAAAAATGAGTTCACATGGGAAAGCGGAAACCGACAgactaaagaaaaatttggaagAGCAATTAGATCGACTTGTACAACAGTTGGAAGATTTGGAAGAATGCAg GGCTACTTTAGACGAAACAGATTATCTGGAATGTAAGGAAGATACTATGGAACAACTCCGTGAGTTCAATGAAAGCCTGCAAAGAATGATATCTGGAAATATGACTTTAGTTAATGAACTTGGAGCGATGCAATTG GCCACTCAAGCAGCTATTAGTGCAGCCTTCCAAACACCAGCTGTCATAAGAATGTTTGGTAAACGTGAGCCAGCTGGACTTAAAGAACGTCTATCACAAATTGATCGTGACGAAAAACTGGGAAAATTGAACAAAGAAGTTGCTGATTGCCAACGTAAGGAAATATTAAGCGCTTTGAGGCAACTTGGAGAAAAATTAGAACCACCTTTATTACAATTGTTAGAACGATTATCGTTAGATAGTGTAGATACCACCAGATATGTGCAAGTTACTGAAACAAAGGAAAAGGGTAAAATGGCTTTAGATGTAGTGGGCAAGGAAGTCAGAGCTACGCAAGATCTAAGTTAG
- the LOC105679712 gene encoding protein LZIC-like isoform X4, protein MSSHGKAETDRLKKNLEEQLDRLVQQLEDLEECRATLDETDYLECKEDTMEQLREFNESLQRMISGNMTLVNELGAMQLATQAAISAAFQTPAVIRMFGKREPAGLKERLSQIDRDEKLGKLNKEVADCQRKEILSALRQLGEKLEPPLLQLLERLSLDSVDTTRYVQVTETKEKGKMALDVVGKEVRATQDLS, encoded by the exons ATGAGTTCACATGGGAAAGCGGAAACCGACAgactaaagaaaaatttggaagAGCAATTAGATCGACTTGTACAACAGTTGGAAGATTTGGAAGAATGCAg GGCTACTTTAGACGAAACAGATTATCTGGAATGTAAGGAAGATACTATGGAACAACTCCGTGAGTTCAATGAAAGCCTGCAAAGAATGATATCTGGAAATATGACTTTAGTTAATGAACTTGGAGCGATGCAATTG GCCACTCAAGCAGCTATTAGTGCAGCCTTCCAAACACCAGCTGTCATAAGAATGTTTGGTAAACGTGAGCCAGCTGGACTTAAAGAACGTCTATCACAAATTGATCGTGACGAAAAACTGGGAAAATTGAACAAAGAAGTTGCTGATTGCCAACGTAAGGAAATATTAAGCGCTTTGAGGCAACTTGGAGAAAAATTAGAACCACCTTTATTACAATTGTTAGAACGATTATCGTTAGATAGTGTAGATACCACCAGATATGTGCAAGTTACTGAAACAAAGGAAAAGGGTAAAATGGCTTTAGATGTAGTGGGCAAGGAAGTCAGAGCTACGCAAGATCTAAGTTAG